A window from Mya arenaria isolate MELC-2E11 chromosome 9, ASM2691426v1 encodes these proteins:
- the LOC128245314 gene encoding ADP-ribosylation factor 1-like, protein MGNLCTRYYEYKDVKLLLLGLDMAGKTTLLNHLKLGEVVTTIPTFGFNLETVNHKNITFIIYDIGGGDKMRQQFRHHYPDTDAVVMVIDGADPERLQKLNCNVIKPALHADELAHSIFLFLVNKRDLPNCLSAEEVAAKLNLKALKHSWHIMEISAYRGVGLTNSMDWLASHLGPSPRVL, encoded by the exons ATGGGGAATCTTTGTACGAGATACTACGAATATAAAGACGTCAAACTTTTACTGCTAG GTTTGGACATGGCGGGGAAGACCACCCTGTTAAACCACCTTAAACTAGGGGAGGTGGTGACAACAATCCCCACTTTTG GGTTTAACTTGGAGACAGTGAACCATAAAAACATCACGTTCATCATTTATGACATCGGCGGTGGTGACAAAATG CGCCAGCAGTTCCGCCATCACTACCCAGACACAGACGCTGTTGTCATGGTGATAGATGGCGCGGACCCCGAGCGTCTGCAGAAGCTAAACTGTAACGTCATCAAGCCTGCTCTGCACGCGGATGAGCTTGCACACAGCATCTTCCTGTTCCTGGTCAATAAACGCGACCTTCCCAATTGCCTGAGTGCGGAGGAGGTTGCTGCCAAGTTGAACTTAAAGGCGTTGAAACATTCCTGGC ACATCATGGAAATAAGCGCATATCGAGGGGTCGGACTTACTAACAGTATGGACTGGCTCGCATCTCACCTGGGCCCCTctccacgcgtactttaa